Proteins encoded together in one Bradyrhizobium sp. CB82 window:
- a CDS encoding TylF/MycF/NovP-related O-methyltransferase → MIFHRLPPVRRLRSALLDQSVELVATSQALSQLRIEIAQSQTKCSIAATESAQLKDELASVTEKLDAALALASSLEVERDLANGALQTKLSIATAESAHLKADLASVAEKLDAALALASSLEVERDLANGVVQTKLLVAMAESAHLKAGLAGVTEKLDAALALASSREVERDLAKDAFQTKLSGEVSSRFDVVLRSIGEITSEHTDLVLKKVHVAAQTQEQKIELLTANVTAIGSQAEAQMREIRTRLEGDRRSADGNAVGLYLDLLEGSLTGTLRSDVSQAPWAKNVFDPARRAVGRDWPSHAETMIGTARMKNLRALTQRALEEKVPGDLIETGVWRGGACIYMRGILAAAGDTSRRVFVADSFRGLPAPDEAAYPADAGDQHHTFDQLAVSRAEVEANFRRYALLDEQVVFLEGWFKDTLPTAPIEKLAVLRLDGDMYESTMDTLNALYAKVSPGGFVIVDDYILKACAQAVDDFRARYGILAPMHEVDGAAVWWQVPKDSPAGSPANLSGEA, encoded by the coding sequence ATGATTTTCCACCGGCTGCCGCCAGTTCGTCGCTTGCGCTCTGCACTTCTGGATCAAAGCGTCGAATTGGTTGCGACAAGCCAAGCATTATCGCAGCTGCGAATTGAAATTGCGCAATCGCAAACCAAATGTTCAATTGCAGCGACCGAATCCGCTCAGCTCAAAGATGAATTAGCGAGTGTCACCGAGAAGCTTGATGCAGCTTTAGCTCTGGCGTCATCGCTCGAGGTCGAACGGGATCTAGCGAATGGCGCGCTCCAAACCAAACTCTCAATCGCAACGGCCGAATCCGCTCATCTCAAAGCTGATTTAGCGAGTGTTGCCGAGAAACTTGATGCAGCCTTAGCTCTCGCGTCATCGCTCGAGGTCGAACGGGATCTAGCAAATGGCGTGGTCCAAACCAAACTCTTAGTCGCAATGGCCGAATCCGCTCATCTCAAAGCTGGATTAGCGGGTGTCACCGAGAAGCTCGATGCAGCCTTAGCTCTCGCATCATCGCGCGAGGTTGAGCGGGATCTAGCGAAGGACGCGTTCCAAACCAAACTCTCGGGAGAGGTCTCAAGTCGTTTCGACGTAGTACTTCGTTCAATAGGTGAGATTACTAGCGAGCACACTGACCTCGTTCTAAAAAAAGTCCACGTTGCGGCTCAAACGCAAGAGCAGAAAATCGAATTGTTAACCGCAAACGTCACCGCCATTGGTAGTCAAGCAGAAGCGCAGATGCGTGAAATACGAACCCGCCTCGAAGGAGATAGGCGGTCGGCCGACGGAAATGCCGTCGGTCTCTATCTGGACTTGCTAGAGGGTTCGTTAACGGGAACGCTGCGTTCGGACGTTTCGCAGGCGCCTTGGGCGAAGAACGTGTTTGACCCCGCGCGTCGGGCGGTTGGACGAGATTGGCCGTCGCACGCAGAGACGATGATCGGTACCGCGCGGATGAAGAATTTGCGGGCGCTGACGCAGCGGGCTCTCGAGGAAAAAGTGCCCGGCGATCTGATCGAAACCGGCGTGTGGCGCGGCGGTGCATGTATTTACATGCGCGGCATTCTGGCAGCGGCCGGCGATACAAGCCGCCGGGTATTTGTCGCCGATAGCTTCCGCGGCCTTCCTGCTCCTGACGAAGCCGCCTACCCCGCGGACGCCGGCGACCAGCACCACACGTTCGATCAGCTCGCCGTCTCGCGCGCCGAAGTCGAGGCCAATTTTCGTCGGTACGCCCTGCTGGACGAACAGGTCGTGTTCTTGGAGGGATGGTTCAAGGACACCTTGCCGACCGCCCCCATCGAGAAATTGGCAGTTCTGCGGCTCGATGGCGACATGTACGAAAGCACGATGGATACCCTCAACGCACTCTACGCGAAAGTATCTCCAGGCGGGTTCGTGATTGTCGACGACTACATTCTCAAGGCCTGCGCCCAGGCCGTGGATGACTTCCGAGCTCGTTATGGAATTTTAGCACCCATGCACGAAGTCGACGGCGCGGCGGTTTGGTGGCAGGTGCCAAAGGATTCGCCTGCCGGATCTCCAGCCAATCTCAGCGGTGAGGCATGA
- a CDS encoding glycosyltransferase: protein MNRSVPQESLPVAGEHPSRLPKIAVVTTAAPPSASGQARVLERLMVPARVAPPVYLTDQLQALEAEGNRFGSYHSLGPPRHQLISPAPEALRKLNNYGGLLRSAMSRTKEITSILRNESVDAIVGCTASPFDLPAAYFASRRLKVPFVAYLFDDPIFQWEPGIYRWLARFWEPIWGRGAAAIIAPNEVLANDVRGRLPAAKIYIVRNPVDPAGFSNEPTGIPQDEPERHAGRPCRLLYTGSVYSAQASAFRNLNAALNRLAGRFELDVYTSQPITALAANGLDGPYVRHHAHTPQSTALSLQRNADVLFLPLSFDSAIPEAILSSSPAKLGEYLAAGTPILVHAPAGSFATELLRNADAGLIVDTSDPDRLVAALTTISNDPKLRRRLTKNAALLAEEFHVERARDAFCSVISSLDR, encoded by the coding sequence ATGAACCGCAGCGTTCCTCAGGAAAGCCTGCCTGTGGCCGGCGAACATCCATCACGTTTGCCGAAAATCGCCGTGGTCACCACGGCCGCGCCTCCGTCTGCGAGTGGACAAGCGAGAGTTCTGGAGCGTCTCATGGTACCTGCAAGAGTTGCTCCTCCGGTCTACCTCACGGATCAACTTCAAGCGCTCGAGGCCGAAGGCAACCGCTTCGGCAGCTATCATTCGCTTGGTCCTCCCCGCCATCAATTGATATCTCCCGCACCGGAAGCGTTGCGGAAATTAAACAACTATGGTGGGTTGCTGCGCAGTGCGATGTCGAGAACGAAGGAAATCACATCGATCCTGCGAAACGAGTCGGTCGATGCGATCGTTGGCTGCACGGCCAGTCCGTTCGACCTTCCCGCAGCTTATTTTGCGTCGCGGCGGCTGAAAGTTCCCTTCGTCGCCTATCTGTTCGATGATCCCATCTTTCAGTGGGAGCCAGGCATCTACCGGTGGCTGGCGCGATTTTGGGAGCCGATATGGGGCCGCGGCGCCGCCGCCATAATCGCACCGAACGAAGTCCTGGCGAACGACGTGCGCGGGCGTCTCCCAGCGGCGAAGATCTATATTGTGAGAAATCCCGTTGACCCCGCGGGCTTCTCCAATGAGCCCACCGGCATACCGCAGGATGAGCCGGAACGACACGCCGGGCGACCCTGCCGATTACTGTACACGGGATCAGTGTATTCGGCGCAGGCGAGCGCCTTTCGCAATCTGAACGCGGCGCTTAACCGGTTGGCGGGCCGCTTCGAACTCGACGTCTACACCTCTCAGCCCATTACTGCGCTGGCCGCAAACGGCCTCGACGGCCCCTATGTGCGCCATCATGCACATACTCCTCAGTCGACCGCACTGTCGTTGCAACGAAATGCGGACGTCCTTTTTCTGCCGCTGTCATTCGACTCCGCGATCCCCGAGGCGATCCTATCGTCTTCGCCCGCCAAGCTCGGAGAATATCTTGCCGCCGGCACCCCTATCCTGGTTCATGCGCCCGCCGGGTCGTTTGCGACCGAGCTCCTGCGGAATGCTGACGCCGGCCTGATTGTCGACACCTCCGATCCGGATCGGCTGGTCGCGGCGTTGACCACGATTTCCAACGACCCCAAACTTAGGCGCCGTCTCACCAAGAACGCAGCACTCCTTGCCGAGGAATTCCACGTGGAGCGGGCGCGAGATGCGTTTTGTTCAGTCATCTCGTCGTTGGATCGCTGA
- a CDS encoding glycosyltransferase, which translates to MTVRRKILFVAMHNSPHTARWIDIAADLGYDLHIFPLEPSTPHHKLRDLTLHVPVLDEPPKEAVKEARRKGIRSRVLNFLRLLRSDPAHALKRIKQAMLISPAAEVIDVESPPFDTTSSGVKIRHLSTFQTIGAIADVTETVRLGRDDESDQTTLRIHGPDVLASLISKLKPDLIHSMEFQHSAYLVLAARDRIKGPFPRWLATNWGSDIFLFGRQPDHARQIRRVCEAIDLYSCECHRDLALGREFGYRGPDLPVLPNSGGMDINHVLSLRNPEPPSRRKLIMVKGYDHFAGRAMVSLAVLERFAEQLKDHTIVLFSISAKPRVRALELAEAGTLKIKVIDWATHDDILRHFGQARIYLGISISDAISTSVLEAMVMGAFPIQTNTSCCEEWFVHEKTGFAIPPDDFEKICERFASALTDDNLVDTAAVENFEIIKSRLAVEVLRPKMDEFYRRAFAQ; encoded by the coding sequence ATGACCGTGCGGCGCAAGATACTCTTTGTAGCGATGCACAATAGCCCGCACACCGCGCGATGGATCGATATCGCGGCGGATCTGGGTTACGACCTCCATATTTTTCCGCTCGAGCCGAGCACTCCACACCACAAGCTGCGGGATTTGACGCTTCACGTTCCGGTCCTGGACGAGCCGCCAAAAGAGGCCGTGAAGGAAGCCCGCCGGAAAGGTATCCGTTCTCGCGTCCTCAACTTCCTGCGTCTCCTGCGATCCGACCCAGCTCATGCCTTGAAGCGCATCAAGCAAGCAATGTTGATCAGTCCGGCAGCGGAAGTTATCGACGTTGAGTCGCCGCCCTTTGACACCACAAGTTCAGGCGTGAAAATTCGACACTTGTCGACTTTTCAGACTATCGGCGCCATTGCCGATGTCACGGAAACCGTTCGCCTCGGACGCGATGACGAGAGTGATCAAACCACACTGCGCATTCATGGTCCTGACGTGCTTGCCTCTCTCATCAGCAAGCTCAAGCCGGATTTGATCCACTCGATGGAGTTTCAACATTCGGCCTATCTCGTGCTCGCTGCGCGCGATCGTATTAAAGGTCCGTTTCCTCGCTGGCTCGCGACTAACTGGGGCAGCGATATCTTTTTATTCGGCCGGCAACCCGACCATGCGCGGCAGATCCGGCGGGTGTGCGAAGCTATCGATCTCTACTCCTGCGAATGCCATCGCGACCTCGCACTTGGACGGGAATTCGGATATCGCGGACCGGACCTGCCGGTTCTGCCGAATTCCGGCGGCATGGACATCAACCACGTCCTGTCGCTCCGTAATCCAGAGCCCCCCTCAAGGCGCAAGCTGATCATGGTCAAGGGTTATGATCATTTTGCCGGGCGCGCGATGGTGTCGCTTGCCGTGCTCGAGCGCTTTGCCGAGCAGCTGAAGGATCACACGATCGTTCTGTTCTCGATCAGCGCAAAACCACGCGTCCGCGCACTCGAACTCGCCGAAGCAGGAACTCTCAAAATCAAGGTGATCGACTGGGCCACTCATGACGATATTCTGCGGCATTTCGGGCAGGCGCGAATCTATCTCGGAATCAGCATCTCTGACGCTATTTCGACGTCGGTGCTGGAAGCAATGGTGATGGGAGCTTTTCCGATCCAGACCAATACCTCGTGCTGTGAGGAATGGTTCGTTCACGAAAAGACCGGCTTTGCCATCCCGCCTGACGATTTTGAGAAGATATGCGAGCGCTTCGCAAGCGCGTTGACCGACGACAATCTGGTTGACACTGCTGCCGTCGAGAATTTCGAAATCATAAAATCGAGACTGGCGGTCGAAGTGCTTCGTCCGAAAATGGATGAGTTCTACCGACGGGCATTTGCCCAATGA
- a CDS encoding glycosyltransferase, whose protein sequence is MSSTDGHLPNDCDLRVGFQSMKVLQLNSSDLIGSRFNGFDVRHLLAADGIETHHLVWNRLSDSDSSSKFFEIPRSRDLTKVLGRIERAYSFHSRLQLQSFTLPLHRAFREADVVHYHIIHDGYFGLDALPWLSRLKPSIWTWHDPWPMTGHCIYPLGCERWKIGCGECPRLDLVFEMRRDRTAQDFQWKQRLIHKSDIDVVVASEHMRRMVQSSPIGRALRLHCIPFGIELEKFCPGDGAAARARLGVLPNRVVIGVRAFPDSPYKGFGFFLEALRRLGEINVPLCIVATHAKAQLNEFIGRHQIIDLGWTNDEALILDTFKAADFFVMPSTAEAFGMMAIEAMACGKPVIVFDGTSLPEVARAPDVGISVPMGDIDGLAAAICRLAGDEAERRARGSAGRTTAEDLYGDRLFARRLAGLYRSVADKHALNSPSEPAS, encoded by the coding sequence ATGAGTTCTACCGACGGGCATTTGCCCAATGATTGCGATCTGCGTGTTGGCTTTCAAAGCATGAAGGTGCTTCAACTTAATTCATCGGACCTGATCGGAAGTCGTTTTAACGGCTTCGACGTTCGCCACCTACTCGCGGCGGACGGGATCGAAACGCATCATCTAGTCTGGAACAGGCTGAGCGATAGCGACTCCTCGAGCAAGTTTTTTGAAATTCCTCGCAGTCGCGACTTAACGAAAGTGCTAGGAAGAATCGAACGGGCGTATTCTTTCCATTCGCGTCTTCAGCTTCAATCGTTCACGCTGCCGCTACATCGCGCGTTCCGCGAAGCAGATGTGGTTCACTATCACATCATTCACGATGGCTATTTCGGCCTCGATGCGCTGCCCTGGCTCAGCCGACTCAAGCCGAGTATCTGGACTTGGCACGATCCCTGGCCGATGACGGGGCACTGCATCTACCCGCTGGGCTGCGAAAGGTGGAAGATCGGCTGTGGGGAATGCCCGAGGCTGGACCTCGTGTTCGAGATGCGCCGCGATCGCACGGCCCAGGACTTTCAATGGAAGCAGCGGCTGATCCACAAGAGCGACATCGATGTTGTGGTTGCATCCGAGCATATGCGGCGGATGGTGCAATCTTCGCCGATCGGTCGAGCCCTCCGGCTGCATTGCATTCCCTTCGGCATCGAGCTGGAGAAATTCTGTCCAGGCGATGGCGCCGCCGCGCGCGCGCGCCTCGGGGTGCTGCCAAACCGGGTGGTGATAGGCGTGCGGGCTTTTCCCGATAGCCCGTATAAAGGCTTTGGTTTCTTCCTTGAAGCCCTGCGCCGTCTGGGAGAGATCAATGTCCCGCTCTGCATTGTAGCGACCCACGCTAAGGCGCAGCTGAATGAATTCATCGGAAGGCATCAGATCATCGATTTGGGATGGACAAACGACGAGGCTTTGATTCTAGACACCTTCAAGGCTGCGGATTTCTTCGTCATGCCGTCGACCGCGGAAGCGTTCGGCATGATGGCGATCGAGGCGATGGCGTGCGGGAAACCGGTCATCGTATTTGACGGCACCTCCCTGCCTGAAGTCGCCCGGGCTCCTGATGTCGGTATATCGGTCCCGATGGGGGATATCGACGGCCTCGCCGCGGCCATATGCCGCCTTGCCGGGGATGAAGCGGAAAGACGTGCGCGAGGATCGGCGGGGCGGACCACCGCCGAAGATTTGTACGGCGATCGACTATTTGCCCGGCGGCTGGCCGGACTGTACCGGTCCGTGGCCGACAAGCATGCCTTGAACAGTCCCAGCGAGCCTGCGTCATAA
- a CDS encoding polysaccharide biosynthesis protein codes for MSTDKAVCPINAMGMSNALMEKLMVAKARSLALDTGTILCATRYGNVTPSRESEIPRFVTQAKAGRPITLTYRTTPPKIRNCSMSTGWKTSF; via the coding sequence TTGTCGACCGACAAGGCGGTATGTCCCATCAATGCCATGGGCATGAGCAATGCGCTGATGGAAAAGCTGATGGTTGCCAAAGCACGCTCCCTGGCACTCGACACGGGCACGATCCTGTGCGCCACCCGCTACGGAAATGTCACACCCTCCCGCGAGTCCGAGATTCCGCGTTTCGTGACGCAAGCGAAGGCCGGCCGTCCGATCACGCTGACCTATCGGACGACACCTCCGAAAATACGGAATTGCTCGATGTCGACTGGTTGGAAAACGTCCTTTTGA
- a CDS encoding ABC transporter permease encodes MLGATWAVLMPLFTAAVYTFVFSKVFQARWPGMSDGPFDFAVICLTGMVVHTIFAEAVARAPALVLGNASYVTKVVFPLEILPVVTVLTALVNAGIGIAIVLIGNLLLNGKIYFTVLMLPLVIAPYLLFVIGLVFFFAAAGVYLRDLSQLVSLLITVTLFLTPIFFPIEAIPESFRRAILLNPLTFVVQQARDVTIFGRWPDFVGLTIYSVAALAALACGFWIFQRLRNGFADVL; translated from the coding sequence ATGCTTGGCGCCACCTGGGCGGTGCTGATGCCGCTGTTCACGGCGGCAGTCTATACCTTCGTTTTCAGCAAGGTGTTCCAGGCGCGATGGCCAGGCATGTCTGACGGACCGTTCGACTTCGCGGTCATCTGTCTGACCGGAATGGTGGTCCATACGATATTCGCCGAGGCAGTGGCGCGCGCTCCTGCGCTTGTGCTTGGAAACGCAAGCTACGTCACAAAGGTGGTGTTCCCGCTCGAGATATTGCCGGTCGTTACCGTCCTTACGGCGCTCGTGAACGCAGGCATCGGCATCGCCATCGTCCTCATCGGCAACCTTCTCCTGAACGGAAAGATCTATTTCACGGTTCTGATGCTGCCGCTCGTGATTGCTCCTTATCTGCTGTTTGTGATCGGCTTGGTGTTCTTCTTTGCAGCCGCGGGCGTCTATCTGCGTGACCTTTCCCAACTTGTGTCCTTGCTCATCACCGTGACGTTGTTCCTGACGCCGATCTTCTTTCCGATCGAGGCCATTCCAGAATCGTTCAGACGCGCCATCCTACTCAATCCACTCACCTTCGTGGTGCAACAAGCGCGCGACGTCACGATTTTCGGCCGGTGGCCGGATTTCGTCGGACTTACGATTTACAGTGTGGCGGCGCTGGCAGCGCTTGCGTGCGGATTTTGGATTTTTCAGAGGTTACGAAACGGATTCGCCGATGTCCTCTGA
- a CDS encoding ABC transporter ATP-binding protein, which produces MSSDPAISAKGLSKAYLIYSQPTDRLLQGVVPRLQRFVRPVARCFGAELGEKTYFSRHWALQELDFRVARGETVGVIGRNGSGKSTLLQLVCGTLTPTTGDVQVKGRVAALLELGSGFNPEYTGRENVILNASVLGLSQEETRARMDDIVAFADIGDFVDQPVKTYSSGMAMRLAFAVIAHVDADILIIDEALAVGDAYFQQKCLRWLRQFRETGTVLFCGHDTGAVMSLCQRALWLDKGRLQMEGSAKDVCEAYAAAIQAQAMGLPENVVRLARPRPRQVAASQNQTSDKGAGSLAMSLVKEDGVTRRARPPAPQVEPAIFDAREESSSFGSGLAEIVETTMTAPDGTPLSWIEGGEAVAITIRIKIAADMESPIVGFHVKDRLGQPLFGDNTFLSHADQGLAFRQGQEVAARFVFVLPNLASGRYSVTTAIASGTLDVHVQHHWLHDALLFDVHSRHRNGVMVAIPMQEMELKIIETNLRD; this is translated from the coding sequence ATGTCCTCTGACCCGGCCATTTCGGCCAAAGGCCTCTCGAAGGCGTATCTAATCTATTCCCAGCCAACGGACCGTCTGCTGCAGGGCGTAGTGCCGCGTCTGCAACGGTTCGTCCGCCCGGTGGCGCGCTGCTTCGGCGCTGAACTCGGCGAGAAGACCTATTTCAGCCGTCACTGGGCGTTGCAGGAGCTCGATTTCAGAGTAGCCCGCGGTGAGACTGTAGGCGTGATCGGCCGCAACGGATCAGGCAAGTCGACGCTGTTGCAATTAGTATGCGGCACCTTGACTCCGACGACCGGTGACGTTCAGGTCAAAGGGAGGGTCGCAGCGCTGTTGGAACTAGGGTCGGGTTTCAATCCGGAATATACGGGTCGCGAGAACGTGATTCTGAATGCCTCGGTGCTCGGACTGTCGCAGGAGGAGACTAGGGCACGAATGGACGACATAGTCGCCTTCGCAGATATCGGCGACTTCGTGGACCAGCCTGTCAAGACATATTCCAGCGGCATGGCGATGCGGTTGGCGTTCGCCGTGATCGCCCATGTCGACGCCGATATTCTTATCATCGATGAGGCGCTGGCAGTCGGTGACGCCTATTTCCAGCAAAAATGCCTACGCTGGCTGCGGCAATTCCGAGAAACCGGCACGGTTCTCTTTTGCGGCCATGACACCGGCGCCGTGATGAGTCTCTGCCAGCGCGCCCTCTGGCTCGACAAGGGACGACTGCAAATGGAGGGCTCCGCAAAGGATGTCTGCGAGGCCTACGCCGCGGCGATACAAGCCCAGGCGATGGGCCTGCCGGAAAATGTTGTTCGATTGGCCCGCCCACGGCCTCGTCAGGTAGCGGCCAGTCAGAACCAAACCTCCGACAAGGGGGCGGGGTCCTTGGCAATGTCTCTTGTTAAGGAAGACGGGGTGACCAGGAGGGCTCGGCCACCGGCGCCACAGGTGGAGCCAGCTATCTTCGATGCCCGCGAGGAGAGCAGCTCTTTCGGCAGCGGGCTTGCGGAAATTGTCGAAACAACGATGACAGCTCCGGACGGCACACCACTGTCCTGGATCGAGGGCGGCGAGGCAGTCGCGATAACCATTCGGATCAAGATCGCCGCGGATATGGAAAGTCCCATCGTCGGCTTTCATGTCAAAGATCGCCTCGGCCAACCATTGTTCGGGGACAACACATTTTTGAGCCATGCCGACCAAGGACTGGCTTTCCGGCAAGGACAGGAGGTCGCGGCCCGCTTCGTGTTCGTTCTCCCTAACCTCGCATCCGGACGCTACTCCGTCACGACGGCAATCGCCTCCGGCACTCTCGACGTCCATGTGCAGCATCATTGGCTACACGACGCGCTGCTGTTCGACGTGCACTCGCGGCACCGTAACGGCGTTATGGTCGCGATACCTATGCAAGAAATGGAACTCAAGATAATCGAGACAAATCTGCGCGATTGA
- a CDS encoding O-antigen ligase family protein, protein MFLPMLTSLALKLNAATSRFATEASLACTTWSGPELARAGALRSRNIDVAVLGLAAVLPWSTSATSIFGIAIFFLIWPTIKTERLVAALSQPAGALPIALVVLAAIGTAWATGVPCSERLGALDKMIKLLLLPLLLLHFRYSRRATWIFAAFVGSNVILLGYSFLAYAVPSMAIVEKVGYAGVPVRNYIDQSQGFAFVATALAGLAFEAASRKDRYSAAALGATASLFFVNLAFVNVARTAFFYIPIMLVLLTVRYVNRRQVVAGLIGAAIICGGLWQISPNLHRKVSTIFAELAVQPDAPIGENEPSAAMRLEFWRKSLRFFEMAPVMGHGTGSIRGLFQQDAIGQAGVSAVIVRNPHNQTLAAAVQWGSIGIIILWVMWIAHLRLFCISAPVAWIGMLATVQNIASSVFNSHLMDTYEGWLYVLAVGVAGGEVLRIQSNTAIASKGAHQEACI, encoded by the coding sequence TTGTTTCTTCCGATGCTCACATCGTTAGCTCTCAAGCTCAACGCCGCGACATCCCGGTTTGCGACTGAAGCGTCCCTCGCGTGTACCACCTGGAGTGGCCCCGAGCTGGCCCGCGCGGGAGCTCTACGAAGTCGCAACATTGACGTCGCGGTGCTGGGCCTTGCGGCGGTATTGCCTTGGTCGACCAGTGCAACCAGCATATTTGGGATCGCAATTTTCTTTCTCATTTGGCCAACGATCAAGACGGAGCGGCTGGTTGCAGCCTTAAGTCAGCCTGCCGGAGCTTTGCCGATTGCGCTTGTAGTTCTTGCCGCCATCGGAACGGCCTGGGCAACCGGAGTACCTTGCTCAGAGCGGCTCGGCGCTCTCGACAAGATGATCAAGCTGCTGCTGCTCCCGCTCCTGTTGCTGCACTTCCGGTACAGTCGACGGGCAACATGGATATTCGCCGCCTTCGTCGGATCGAACGTCATTTTGCTGGGGTATTCCTTCCTAGCATACGCAGTGCCCTCGATGGCCATTGTTGAAAAAGTTGGTTACGCGGGCGTTCCGGTGAGAAATTATATCGACCAAAGTCAGGGATTTGCGTTCGTTGCGACTGCCTTGGCAGGTCTCGCGTTCGAGGCCGCGTCTCGGAAAGACCGCTATTCAGCTGCGGCCCTCGGAGCGACCGCTAGTCTATTCTTTGTCAACCTCGCCTTCGTCAACGTCGCTCGGACCGCATTTTTTTATATCCCCATCATGTTGGTCCTGTTGACGGTGCGCTACGTAAATCGAAGGCAAGTCGTTGCAGGACTGATCGGAGCAGCGATCATCTGCGGGGGACTGTGGCAGATATCTCCTAACCTCCATCGAAAAGTCTCCACGATTTTCGCGGAATTGGCTGTGCAGCCGGATGCTCCAATAGGAGAGAACGAGCCTTCAGCAGCTATGAGACTTGAATTTTGGCGCAAATCATTGCGATTTTTTGAAATGGCGCCCGTCATGGGCCACGGGACCGGTTCGATCCGAGGTCTCTTCCAGCAAGATGCGATCGGCCAGGCAGGGGTTTCGGCCGTCATTGTCAGAAATCCTCACAACCAGACGCTTGCCGCTGCCGTCCAGTGGGGCAGCATCGGAATCATAATTCTTTGGGTAATGTGGATAGCCCATCTGCGACTCTTCTGCATCAGCGCCCCGGTCGCCTGGATCGGTATGCTGGCGACAGTACAGAATATCGCAAGCTCGGTTTTCAACTCTCATTTGATGGATACGTACGAGGGTTGGCTCTACGTTCTAGCGGTTGGGGTTGCAGGAGGAGAAGTGCTCCGCATTCAGAGCAACACCGCCATCGCCTCGAAAGGCGCACACCAGGAAGCCTGCATCTAA